A region of Argentina anserina chromosome 5, drPotAnse1.1, whole genome shotgun sequence DNA encodes the following proteins:
- the LOC126794682 gene encoding disease resistance protein RPM1-like, with protein sequence MAESVVTFLVDRLTALLEEEAKLLSGIRDQVEDLVNELEHIKAFLRVADAKEDSDPQLKVWVKQVRDVAHEMEDALDKFRLFHSHDHGHGFRGSFHKLSCIIKKWKANHRISDDIQRINSKIKSLYEGHERYNLVDQAGSSSARLVLHHRIGQGDALLLEEADLVAIGEHKQKLIELLMKEDTERQVVPVVGMGGLGKTTLVKQVYEDPKVQKRFKVHAWITVSRPFKINQLLRHMINKIFKVITKPVPEDGEVETMDDDNQLRERIKKLLQNSRYLIVLDDIWHIPDWEVINHIMPNNNRGSRVMLTTRNVNVASASCFGNHDMLYHLEPLSPEDSWTLFCKKTFHGESCPPNLEEICRSILMKCRGLPLAIVAISAVLALKDKRIVDEWTAVCGSIGAEIAGNDQLENMKKLLYLSYRDLPYHLKSCFLYLSIFPDLYKIEHMKLIRLWLAEGFVIGEEGRTPEEVAESYLRELLNRSLIQAAETSTDGRVKSYRIHDLLLEIIILISREQNFAALEKGQGAIWPEKVRRLSIVNTLQNVRQQRTPSRLRSLLVFGVEDSLTDFPIPKWFPRCLQLLTVLDLEGARLDMFPSEVVKLLLLRYLSLRHTKVREIPSSIKKLQNLETLDLKHSHVVELPAEILNLKRLRHLLVYRYEVESYARFNARKGVKVPAGICGLQSLQKLCFIEANQYSGASMAELGRMNQLRRLGIYKLREEDGVTLCSSVENMTNLRSLSVSSLEKDKIIDLSHISQAPPFLQRLYLAGRLENLPRWISSLQHLVRLFLKWSRLTEDPLVHLQGLPNLVHLELLQVYEGESLHFSAGGFPSLKLLGIDKLDELQLVTIEEGAMPCLEKLIIQRCKLLKKVPFGIEHLTNLKLLEFFDMPDELIMALQPDGGEDHSKVAHVAAVYYSYWRGGGWDVYSLVNDVESSNLGTSAVRRLERNILWKV encoded by the coding sequence ATGGCAGAAAGTGTAGTCACCTTTTTGGTTGACAGGCTCACAGCATTACTTGAAGAAGAGGCGAAACTATTGTCAGGGATCCGAGACCAGGTCGAAGATCTGGTTAATGAACTGGAGCACATCAAGGCCTTCTTAAGGGTTGCTGATGCAAAGGAAGACAGCGATCCTCAGCTCAAAGTGTGGGTTAAGCAAGTCAGAGACGTAGCTCATGAAATGGAAGATGCGCTTGACAAATTCAGGCTTTTCCATTCACACGATCATGGCCATGGATTCCGAGGTTCCTTTCATAAGCTTTCTTGCATCATCAAGAAATGGAAAGCTAACCATCGAATTTCTGATGATATTCAAAGAATAAACTCAAAAATCAAGAGCCTCTACGAGGGCCATGAGAGATACAATCTTGTGGACCAAGCTGGCTCCAGCTCTGCTCGTCTAGTTCTACACCACAGAATCGGACAAGGAGATGCCCTTTTACTGGAAGAGGCTGATCTTGTGGCAATTGGCGAGCACAAGCAGAAACTGATTGAGTTGCTTATGAAGGAAGACACTGAACGCCAGGTGGTTCCAGTAGTTGGGATGGGAGGACTTGGGAAAACTACCTTGGTGAAGCAAGTGTACGAGGATCCAAAAGTTCAGAAACGTTTCAAGGTACATGCTTGGATCACTGTTTCTCGACCATTCAAGATAAATCAGCTCCTAAGACACATGATCAATAAAATCTTCAAAGTCATCACGAAACCGGTTCCAGaagacggagaagttgaaactATGGATGACGACAATCAGCTAAGAGagagaataaaaaaattgcTGCAGAACAGTAGGTACCTGATTGTTCTTGATGATATATGGCATATACCGGACTGGGAAGTCATCAATCATATAATGCCGAACAACAATCGCGGTAGTCGAGTAATGCTCACTACTCGCAATGTCAATGTAGCCTCTGCCTCTTGCTTTGGGAACCATGACATGCTCTACCATTTAGAGCCCTTATCTCCAGAGGATTCTTGGACTCTCTTCTGTAAGAAGACATTTCATGGAGAGTCCTGCCCTCCAAATTTGGAGGAAATTTGTCGATCCATCTTGATGAAATGCAGGGGACTGCCCCTTGCAATTGTGGCCATCAGCGCAGTGCTAGCTCTTAAAGACAAGAGAATTGTGGATGAATGGACCGCTGTTTGTGGAAGTATTGGAGCTGAAATTGCGGGAAATGATCAACTTGAAAACATGAAGAAATTGCTGTATCTAAGTTACAGAGATTTACCATACCATCTGAAATCTTGTTTCTTATATCTGAGCATCTTTCCTGATCTCTACAAAATTGAGCATATGAAATTGATTCGGTTATGGTTAGCTGAAGGATTTGTtattggagaagaaggaagaacACCAGAAGAAGTTGCAGAGAGTTACCTCAGAGAGTTATTGAACAGAAGTTTGATTCAAGCAGCAGAAACATCAACTGATGGGAGAGTAAAATCATATCGCATTCATGATCTTTTACTGGAGATTATCATTTTGATATCTAGAGAGCAAAACTTTGCAGCATTAGAAAAAGGGCAAGGTGCAATTTGGCCTGAGAAAGTTCGAAGACTATCAATAGTTAACACGCTGCAGAATGTACGTCAACAGAGAACTCCATCTCGGCTTCGTTCTTTGCTCGTTTTTGGGGTAGAAGATTCACTTACTGATTTTCCCATACCAAAATGGTTTCCTAGATGTCTTCAGTTGCTTACTGTATTAGACTTAGAAGGTGCACGTCTGGATATGTTTCCAAGTGAGGTTGTcaagcttcttcttctcaggTATCTTAGCTTGAGGCATACAAAGGTGAGAGAAATTCCAAGCTCCATCAAGAAGCTACAAAACCTGGAGACTTTAGATCTTAAGCACTCACATGTTGTTGAATTACCTGCTGAGATTTTGAATCTCAAGCGACTTCGTCATCTCTTGGTTTACCGTTATGAGGTTGAGTCATATGCACGCTTTAATGCCAGAAAAGGAGTCAAAGTTCCTGCAGGGATATGTGGCTTACAATCGCTCCAAAAGCTCTGCTTTATAGAGGCAAATCAGTATAGTGGTGCTTCAATGGCAGAGCTTGGGAGAATGAACCAACTAAGGAGGCTAGGCATTTACAAGCTGAGAGAAGAAGATGGCGTCACCTTATGCTCATCTGTCGAAAATATGACCAATCTTCGCTCACTCTCTGTATCTTCATTAGAGAAAGACAAGATAATTGATCTGAGCCACATTTCTCAAGCTCCTCCATTTCTTCAGCGACTATACTTGGCAGGGCGTTTAGAAAACTTACCACGCTGGATTTCTTCTCTGCAACACCTGGTCAGACTGTTTCTAAAATGGAGTCGGCTGACGGAGGATCCTCTGGTACATCTTCAGGGATTGCCAAACCTGGTACATCTTGAACTTCTACAAGTTTATGAAGGAGAAAGCTTGCATTTTAGTGCAGGAGGGTTTCCAAGTCTAAAGTTATTAGGTATTGATAAATTGGATGAACTGCAGTTGGTAACCATAGAAGAGGGAGCAATGCCTTGTCTGGAAAAGCTAATTATCCAGCGGTGTAAATTGCTGAAGAAGGTCCCATTTGGAATTGAACATTTAACCAATTTAAAGCTGCTTGAGTTTTTCGATATGCCAGATGAATTGATCATGGCACTGCAGCCAGACGGTGGAGAAGATCACTCGAAAGTTGCTCATGTTGCAGCAGTTTATTATTCCTACTGGAGAGGTGGGGGCTGGGACGTCTATTCATTAG